The following proteins are co-located in the Silene latifolia isolate original U9 population chromosome 1, ASM4854445v1, whole genome shotgun sequence genome:
- the LOC141588666 gene encoding uncharacterized protein LOC141588666 has translation MNKNIPLVSAVLKSTYSREATVSAIEQHADQAFGPVSPVLKMYDSVQEIERLLVLGPTKRDVVGYLSLIKQFEEGLRFLTDNCGLAMQWMEDIVELIDEDVLADDRYVLNLNQSLRILKKLKYMEGRVRVSDGVLSDSFDKLEIEFRRMVKELPENIVELRTIVERLEANNDRFENCKTIYIDFRSSALNESDSAQKLEEYAGQWGSHMEFAIKRVLHTEFELCNTVFEKFGSNVSETCFAKIIEKSGFLRLLSFGML, from the coding sequence ATGAATAAGAACATACCATTGGTATCAGCTGTGCTGAAATCAACTTACAGTAGAGAAGCTACTGTTTCTGCAATCGAACAACATGCGGACCAGGCGTTTGGACCAGTGTCTCCAGTCCTGAAAATGTACGATTCTGTACAAGAGATCGAGAGGTTACTGGTGTTGGGCCCTACAAAACGCGACGTAGTTGGGTACCTGTCTTTGATAAAACAATTTGAAGAGGGTTTGAGGTTTCTGACTGATAACTGCGGGTTAGCAATGCAGTGGATGGAAGACATAGTCGAGTTGATTGACGAAGACGTTCTTGCTGATGACAGGTATGTGTTGAACCTAAATCAGTCGCTAAGAATACTTAAGAAGCTGAAATACATGGAGGGTCGTGTTCGTGTTAGTGATGGTGTTTTAAGTGATTCTTTCGACAAGTTAGAGATCGAGTTCAGACGGATGGTGAAGGAACTCCCTGAAAACATCGTTGAACTACGAACCATCGTCGAAAGATTAGAAGCGAATAATGACAGGTTTGAGAACTGCAAAACCATCTATATTGATTTTAGGAGCTCGGCCTTAAATGAATCGGACTCTGCTCAAAAACTCGAAGAATATGCAGGTCAATGGGGTAGTCATATGGAGTTTGCAATCAAGCGAGTACTTCATACCGAGTTTGAGCTCTGCAACACCGTCTTTGAGAAATTCGGGTCAAATGTGTCTGAAACTTGCTTTGCTAAAATTATAGAAAAATCGGGGTTTCTACGACTTCTTAGTTTCGGGATGCTATAG